From Streptomyces asiaticus, one genomic window encodes:
- a CDS encoding GNAT family N-acetyltransferase, whose translation MTLRGARVVLRPTVPSDVPSLAAIRATPEVYARWRGGEDLVAAVLEDLAEPGAEQLTIEDGDGDEDEGVVIGMIQWSAEADPEYRHASIDIYLDPAMHGRGLGTDAVRTLARHLIADHGHHRIVIDPAADNAAAIRCYAKVGFRPVGVMRSYERGADGTWHDGLLMDLLAEELTP comes from the coding sequence ATGACTCTGCGGGGCGCGCGGGTGGTGCTGCGCCCCACCGTCCCTTCCGATGTTCCCTCCCTGGCCGCGATCCGCGCCACGCCCGAGGTGTACGCGCGCTGGCGGGGCGGCGAGGACCTGGTGGCGGCCGTGCTCGAGGACCTGGCCGAGCCCGGCGCCGAGCAGCTGACCATCGAGGACGGGGACGGGGACGAGGACGAGGGCGTGGTGATCGGCATGATCCAGTGGTCGGCCGAGGCCGATCCGGAGTACCGGCACGCGAGTATCGACATCTATCTGGACCCGGCGATGCACGGGCGGGGGCTGGGCACCGACGCCGTACGCACCCTGGCCCGCCATCTGATCGCCGACCACGGCCACCACCGGATCGTGATCGACCCGGCGGCGGACAACGCCGCCGCGATCCGGTGCTACGCCAAGGTCGGCTTCCGGCCCGTCGGCGTCATGCGGTCCTATGAGCGCGGCGCCGACGGTACGTGGCATGACGGCCTGCTGATGGATCTGCTGGCCGAGGAGCTGACCCCGTGA